One genomic window of Verrucomicrobiia bacterium includes the following:
- a CDS encoding branched-chain amino acid ABC transporter permease: MSSFCQQLINGLALGSIYALIALGYTMVYGVLRFINFAHSDVLMLGAFAAYFLASPVAHIFSPESYSGAAVVIVLSSAICAVLGMLIERLAYRPLRNRPKLTVLITAIGVSLFIEYTCQHHSVFGAETRRFPQLLPQENIQIAGLSVDSTDIMVLIVTALLLAGLWFIVQRTRTGTAMRAVAFNERAAALMGININHIISFTFGLGSALAAVAGIFYAMRAPGIDPLMGVQPGLRAFTAAVVGGIGNLPGAALGGLLLGLLETFAGGMPGISNYRDGIAFAILILILLFKPAGLLGKAQVEKV, encoded by the coding sequence ATGAGTTCATTTTGCCAGCAACTCATCAACGGGCTTGCGCTCGGTTCCATCTACGCGCTGATCGCGCTGGGCTATACGATGGTTTATGGCGTCCTGCGCTTCATCAATTTCGCGCACAGTGACGTGCTGATGCTCGGCGCCTTCGCCGCGTATTTCCTCGCCTCGCCGGTCGCGCACATTTTCTCGCCGGAATCTTATTCGGGCGCCGCGGTGGTGATCGTGCTCTCGTCCGCAATTTGCGCAGTGCTCGGCATGCTCATCGAACGTCTCGCGTACCGTCCCTTGCGCAACCGCCCGAAACTCACGGTGCTCATCACCGCCATCGGTGTTTCACTTTTCATTGAATACACCTGTCAGCATCATTCGGTATTCGGCGCGGAGACCCGTCGTTTCCCCCAACTTTTGCCGCAAGAAAATATCCAGATCGCCGGGCTATCGGTGGACAGCACGGACATCATGGTGCTGATCGTGACGGCGCTATTGCTCGCCGGATTGTGGTTCATCGTGCAGCGCACGCGCACGGGCACGGCCATGCGCGCGGTTGCTTTCAACGAACGCGCTGCCGCGCTGATGGGCATCAACATCAATCACATCATCAGCTTCACCTTTGGACTGGGCTCGGCGCTGGCGGCGGTGGCGGGAATCTTTTACGCCATGCGCGCGCCAGGAATCGATCCGTTGATGGGCGTACAACCGGGGCTGCGCGCATTCACGGCGGCGGTGGTCGGTGGCATCGGAAATTTGCCGGGCGCGGCGCTGGGCGGATTGTTGCTGGGACTGCTCGAAACTTTTGCGGGCGGAATGCCGGGCATCTCGAATTATCGTGATGGCATCGCGTTCGCGATCCTGATTTTGATTTTGTTGTTCAAACCCGCCGGGTTGCTCGGCAAAGCGCAAGTGGAGAAAGTCTGA
- a CDS encoding ABC transporter substrate-binding protein, which yields MKNILLPAVLLGLALGFTGCKPSGSGDAGQTIKVGEFASLTGKEATFGVSSHEGTLLATEELNAAGGVLGKKINLLTEDDLSKAGEPATVVNKLISRDGVVAILGEVASSRSMEAAPICQEAKIPMISPSSTNPKVTETGDYIFRVCFIDPFQGTVMANFASKTLKAKKVAIFTDVKSDYSKGLAKFFKEGFLASGGQVVAELDYNGGDKDFKAELTAIKAANPDAVFVPGYYTDVALICIQAKQLGLNVPLFGGDGWESPDLVGIGQDAVEGTYFSTHYAPDVATQNSKNFVANYQKRFHNPDGTPKLPDAMAALGYDSMMVLADAIKRAGTTDGPKVRDALAATKDFDGVTGKTTINEKRDATKSAVILQVKGGQFHYVETVNP from the coding sequence ATGAAAAACATTCTCCTGCCTGCCGTATTGCTCGGTTTGGCGCTGGGTTTCACCGGGTGCAAACCTTCGGGTTCGGGCGATGCCGGCCAGACCATCAAAGTCGGCGAATTCGCCTCGCTGACCGGCAAGGAAGCCACGTTCGGCGTGTCGTCGCACGAAGGCACGTTGCTCGCCACTGAAGAACTGAATGCCGCCGGTGGCGTGCTTGGGAAAAAGATTAATTTGCTCACGGAAGACGACCTTTCCAAGGCGGGCGAACCCGCCACCGTCGTCAACAAACTGATCTCTCGCGATGGCGTGGTGGCAATCCTGGGTGAAGTGGCTTCGAGCCGTTCGATGGAAGCTGCGCCGATTTGTCAGGAAGCGAAGATACCAATGATTTCTCCATCGTCCACCAATCCGAAAGTCACAGAGACGGGCGATTATATTTTTCGGGTCTGTTTTATTGATCCATTCCAGGGAACGGTGATGGCAAACTTCGCCTCCAAAACGCTCAAGGCAAAGAAGGTGGCCATCTTCACGGATGTGAAAAGTGATTACAGCAAGGGGCTGGCGAAATTTTTCAAGGAAGGTTTTCTCGCGTCGGGCGGGCAAGTGGTGGCGGAATTGGATTACAACGGCGGCGACAAGGATTTCAAGGCGGAGTTGACGGCAATCAAGGCGGCCAATCCGGACGCGGTATTCGTGCCGGGATATTACACCGACGTGGCCCTGATCTGCATCCAGGCGAAACAGCTTGGGTTGAATGTGCCGCTCTTCGGCGGGGATGGCTGGGAATCGCCGGATCTGGTGGGCATCGGTCAGGACGCGGTTGAGGGCACATATTTTTCCACGCATTACGCGCCGGATGTGGCGACCCAAAACAGCAAAAATTTCGTAGCGAATTATCAGAAGCGCTTTCACAATCCCGATGGCACGCCCAAGCTGCCGGACGCCATGGCCGCACTGGGTTATGATTCGATGATGGTGCTGGCTGACGCGATAAAACGCGCGGGCACCACCGACGGCCCGAAAGTCCGCGATGCCCTGGCCGCAACCAAAGATTTTGATGGCGTGACGGGCAAGACCACCATCAACGAAAAACGCGACGCGACGAAGTCCGCGGTCATCCTCCAAGTCAAGGGCGGGCAATTTCATTATGTGGAAACCGTCAACCCGTAA
- a CDS encoding sugar phosphate isomerase/epimerase family protein encodes MKFAICNEIFQDWKLDDAFAYAAKAGYDAVEIAPFTIAKSVANISAAERRRIRELAAQNNIAICGIHWVLVQAEGMYLNHTDASIRSRTSKYFCDLVDFCADLGGKVIVVGSPKQRNRLPGVTVEQAWELATETFRDSVHRARSREVTICLEPLSPAETDFINTVAEAIRFAQQFASPHFQIILDVKAMCSESAPIPQIIRESSRHFAHFHANDKNLKGPGFGEVDFKPIAAALKEVGYKGYVSVEVFKFEEGPEVIATKSIEYLRRTFA; translated from the coding sequence GTGAAATTCGCCATCTGCAACGAGATTTTTCAGGACTGGAAACTCGACGATGCATTTGCGTACGCAGCCAAGGCTGGTTACGACGCGGTTGAAATCGCCCCGTTCACCATCGCAAAATCCGTGGCCAATATTTCTGCGGCGGAGCGGCGGCGTATTCGCGAACTCGCGGCGCAAAATAACATCGCCATCTGCGGCATCCATTGGGTGCTTGTGCAAGCCGAGGGCATGTATCTCAATCACACGGACGCCAGCATCCGCTCGCGCACGTCAAAATATTTTTGCGACCTTGTGGATTTTTGCGCCGACCTGGGCGGCAAAGTGATCGTGGTCGGCTCACCGAAGCAACGCAACCGCCTGCCCGGCGTCACGGTCGAACAAGCGTGGGAGTTGGCGACGGAAACTTTTCGCGATTCCGTCCACCGCGCCCGCTCGCGCGAGGTCACGATTTGCCTCGAACCACTTTCACCTGCCGAAACCGATTTTATCAATACCGTCGCCGAAGCCATCCGTTTTGCCCAACAATTCGCCAGCCCGCATTTCCAAATCATTCTCGACGTCAAGGCGATGTGCAGTGAATCGGCGCCCATTCCGCAGATTATCCGCGAATCGTCACGGCACTTCGCCCATTTTCATGCCAACGATAAAAATCTAAAAGGCCCCGGTTTCGGCGAAGTAGATTTCAAGCCGATCGCGGCGGCGTTGAAGGAAGTCGGCTATAAGGGTTACGTGTCCGTGGAAGTCTTCAAATTTGAAGAAGGTCCCGAAGTCATTGCGACGAAGAGCATCGAATACCTTAGGCGCACCTTTGCCTAG
- a CDS encoding zinc ribbon domain-containing protein has protein sequence MPIYEFHCEKCEQDSEILVRSSNWEGTKCPHCGSVKLAKKFSTFASSVSGEGGAPSCSGVPSSCAMCGTGKPHSH, from the coding sequence ATGCCGATCTACGAATTTCATTGCGAGAAATGTGAGCAGGACAGCGAGATTCTTGTTCGCTCCAGTAATTGGGAGGGAACGAAGTGCCCGCATTGTGGCTCCGTGAAACTAGCGAAGAAATTTTCCACTTTTGCTTCAAGCGTCAGCGGCGAGGGCGGGGCGCCATCCTGTAGCGGCGTGCCAAGTTCCTGCGCCATGTGCGGCACGGGGAAACCGCATTCGCATTAA